The window CCAGCGGGTGTTCCGGCGCCAGGACCAGGAAGGTCACCCCATAGATGGTGTCATGTCGGGTGGTGAAGACCGGGATGGGGTCGCCCGTGCCCTCGACCCGGAAGGTCATCTCGACCCCTTCAGAACGGCCGATCCAGTTCTCCTGCATCGTTCGGACGCGCTCCGGCCAACCGGAGAGCAGCGACAGGTCGGCCAGCAACCGGTCGGCGTAATCGGTGATCTTGAAGAACCACTGTTCGATCTCGCGCTTGGTGACCGGCGAGTCGCAACGCCAGCAATGGCCGCCGTTGATGACCTGCTCGTTGGCGAGGACGGTGGCGCAGGACGGGCACCAGTTGACGGCGGCCTTCTTCTTGTAGGCCAGGCCGCGCTGATAGAGCTGCAGGAACAGCCATTCGGTCCACTTGTAGTAGCCGGGGTGGCAGGTGGCCACCTCGCGGCCCCAGTCGTAGCTCATCCCCAACGCCTTGAGCTGGCCGTGCATGGTGGCGATGTTCTTGTAGGTCCACTCGGCCGGCGGGATGCCCCGCTTGATGGCGGCGTTCTCGGACGGCAGGCCGAAGGCATCGTAGCCGATGGGGTGCAGGACGTTGTAGCCGTTCATCCGCTTGAACCGGGCGATGACGTCACCGATGGTGTAGTTGCGGACGTGCCCCATGTGGAGGTCGCCCGACGGGTACGGGAACATCTCAAGGGCGTAGAACTTGGGCTTCGTCCGGTCGACCCGGACTCGGTACAGCCCGGTTTCATCCCAGCGCCGGCCCCATCTATCCTGGACCGCCCTGAAGTCGTAGCGCTCGTCCATGGCTAGGCCCTCCACATCCTGTATCCGGCTTCACTTGGCCGAAGAAAGACAAAACAGCCTCTCGTCCCAATCCGGGACGAGAGGCTCACTCCCGTGGTACCACCCTACTTGATAAAAAAATACTGTGGAGCCGAAGGGGATCGAACCCTCGACCTCGTGAATGCCATTCACGCGCTCTCCCAACTGAGCTACAGCCCCAGTATCTCTACCCACTTGTCGAGGCCGCTAACGCCAGCCGGCGGCACCGGCTACTGGCTTTCGCCGGTGCGACTCCCGGGCGAGTCCGACCGTCGCCTGCCACCGGCTCGCACCTTGGCGCCGGCTCTCTTCAGGTCAGGCGGGTAGGTCTTGCTCCCGATCTTCGCCCTGTCACTCTCTGCACTTGACGAGGCCGGCGGCGCCCGATTTATCACCACCGCACGGCTCACGCTACAGAAGACATTATAGCCGCAAGGTAGGTCATTGTCAAGTTTGCAGGGCCCAGGCACTAGCGCCCGGCGGCCTGCTCGGCGGGTACTTCAAGGGGCTTGGCGTCGCCCCATAGGCGTTCAAGATTATAGAATTCGCGGCTGATCTGATCAAAGATGTGAACGACGATGTCTGCGTAGTCGAGGAGGACCCAGCCGCCCTTCTTGCCGCCTTCGCGGTGGAGGAGCCGGTATCCGGCCGCTTCGAACCTCTCCTCGACGCGCTCGGCGATGCCCTGGATGTGCGTCGAAGATGTCCCGCTGCAGATGACGAAGTAATCGGTGACCACGGTCAACTCGGACAGGTCGAGGGCCACTATGCGCAGCCCCTTGCTCTCTTCGATGGCCTGGATGGCCAGGTTGGCCAGGTCCGCCGAGTCTCTAACCATTCATTCGCCTCCCGTTGATAATATGGCCACGGCTCAACGCCGTCAATGCGGGTAGTCTTTACCAACAATGACCGTCACGTCGAACTGGGGGTTCTTCTCCTTGCGCTGATACAGCCGGGCGGTCGTGATAAAACCCGAGACGGCCTTGCCGACGACCTTGTTGTCGTCGTCGCCGTCCAGCCCGATCACCTGAGTGTTGGCGTAATCGGTCTTGTCGGCCGTGCCCACGTTGGCGACGTTGAACCCCAGGTCACGGAGCTTCTCCGCGAGGGTGGACCCGAGACCGCTGGTCCCGCTGCCGTTGAGGACCTGGACCTTAATCTTGGCGTTGGCCGTCCGATCGATCCCCCGGATCAGCTCGTCCACGAGTC of the Bacillota bacterium genome contains:
- the rsfS gene encoding ribosome silencing factor, whose protein sequence is MVRDSADLANLAIQAIEESKGLRIVALDLSELTVVTDYFVICSGTSSTHIQGIAERVEERFEAAGYRLLHREGGKKGGWVLLDYADIVVHIFDQISREFYNLERLWGDAKPLEVPAEQAAGR